From a single Vitis vinifera cultivar Pinot Noir 40024 chromosome 18, ASM3070453v1 genomic region:
- the LOC100248861 gene encoding basic blue protein: MSSEGRGSAGRAMLLIMVAVIYLLIQYSAPVHGATYTVGGSAGWTFNSANWPKGKRFRAGDVLAFNYDSKVHNVVAVNEGGYSSCTTPAGAKVYQSGKEQIKLVKGQNFFICNYAGHCESGMKIAVNAV, translated from the exons ATGTCTAGTGAGGGAAGAGGCAGTGCAGGCAGAGCCATGCTGCTCATCATGGTTGCAGTAATTTACTTATTGATTCAGTACTCCGCCCCAGTTCATGGAGCAACCTATACCGTTGGAGGCTCTGCTGGCTGGACCTTCAACTCCGCTAACTGGCCTAAAGGAAAGCGCTTTAGAGCCGGTGATGTGCTAG CATTTAACTATGATTCAAAGGTCCACAATGTGGTTGCGGTGAATGAGGGTGGATACAGCAGCTGCACCACTCCGGCAGGTGCCAAAGTGTATCAAAGCGGTAAGGAACAGATAAAGCTGGTGAAGGGACAGAACTTCTTCATATGCAACTATGCTGGCCACTGTGAGTCTGGGATGAAGATTGCTGTGAATGCAGTCTAA